A window of Candidatus Tanganyikabacteria bacterium genomic DNA:
CGGCGACGCCCACCGGCCCCTCGCCGGCGCCGGCCCTGATGGCGGCGCTCGAATGGCCTGGCGACGCTCGGACGCGGACACCGAGGCCCACGCCGCCGATGCAGCGCGAGGTGCCGGCCGCGCCGCCGGAGCAGAGTCTAGCGAGCCCCACGCCGCCACCGCCACGGGCACTGGCGGAGGTGCCGGCCATCGGCGACCAGGTGAGCGCGGCCGGAGACGTGGTCTCGGTCGCCCTCGGGCTGGGACCGGCCGGCGCGGGCGCCAGCTACCGGGCCACGGGCCTGCCGGCGGGCTTGCGGCTCGATCCGGCGTCGGGCATCGTCTCCGGCCGCCTGCCCCAGTCGACCGCCGGAGTGTACCGCGCGGCCGTCTCCCTGGTCCCGGCGACGCCCGGGCGGCCGCCGCAGACCCGGACGTTCCGCTGGGTGGTCTCGAGCCCGCGCGGCCCATTTCAGGGCCGCGACCGGCAGATCGGCCCCTTCCGCCGGGATCTGGCCGCGCATGCACCGGAAGCGGAAACAATCGAGGACGCGCAAGCCTGGGAGCGCAGTCCATTCTCGCGAGAGGCGGCCGCGGGAATGCTCTCGGAAGCTTCGGAAGCCGCGGACGGCGCGGCTGCCTCGGTCGCCGTCGTCGTCTGCTGCGTCTTGCTGCTGCTGGGCCGATCGCCCACGGATTGAGGAGTCCTGCCCCCCATGGTGACCCGCATCGTCGGCTGCTTTCTCGCCTTCCGCCCGGCAATCTCCCGGGCGGCCGCGATCCTCCTGACCGCCCTGGCGCTGCTGGCGGCCCTGGCTGGCACGGCCCTGGCGGAGGGCGGCAAGCCCCCGGCCGGAGCGCCGGTCAAGGCCAAGGTCGCGTTCGAGTTGCTCGGAATCCGCAACGTCAATCCCCTGGCCGGCCAGTTCGAGGCCGACTTCAACCTGTCCTTCAAGTGCTCGGGGCCGTGCGAGCCGGCCGAGTTCCTGCTCGAGAACGGCCGCATCAGCAGCGCGGTGCCGGTGGTGAAGGAACCGGCCAACAAGGTGTACCTGGTGCGGGCGCAGTTGATCTTCGACGTCGAGACGCAGCGGATCCCGTTCGACAGGCAGCGCCTGCTGATCCAGCTTAGGACCGAGGATCCCGCGATCGAGTACGAGTTCGATCCGAACGAGACGCCGGTCGATCTCAAGCTGAGCGTCGTGGACTGGGTGCCGGGCAAGAAGCTGGACGCGGCGCCGACCACCACGACGCTGGGCGCCGGCGACGGCTCGGCCTTCCGCTACACCTTCGGCGTCACCGTCGAGCGGTCGGTCCTCTGGAGCGTCCTGCGGTTCATGCTGCCTGCCCTGGCGCTCGTGTTCTCGGGATTCCTGGTGCTGGTGCTGCCCTCGGACTTCAAGGCGCAGCTCGGCATGGCCCTCGCGTCGTTCATCGGACAGATCTTCTTGCAGCTCTCGCTGGGCGGCCGCGTGCCGGTCCGCGATACCACCCTGCCCTACTGGGACCAGTATCTGGTGATTTCCTACGCCGCGATCGGCGCCGTGATCGTCTATCTCTTCGTGGACAACGCGCTCAAGGAAAAGGAGCTCGAGGAGATCCGCAAGAAGGTCACCTACTGGGTCAAGGCGCTGGTGCCATCCACGTGGCTCGCGCTCCAGCTCCTGGTGGCGATCACCACCCTCTGGTAGGGGAGGTCACTCGGACGCGGCCCCCTCGGTTTCGCCGGCGCCGGGCATCCATGTATCGCGCACGGCGCCGTACTCGGCCGACTCGTGGAATGCCAGGAGCGAGCGGTTGAGATCGTGCAGCCGCGCGCTGGTGAGCGGCAACGCGAAGCCGTAGTTCTGCGAGTGGAACCGCGCGGGCGCGGCGCGCAAGGGCAATTCCGGCCGCTCGCCCAGGAAGTGGAGCAGCGCGGGCCGATCGAAGACCACCGCGTCGGCGCGCCGCGCGACCACCTCGGCGACGGCCGCGTCGAGGGCCGCGACGCGCCTGACGCGCGCCCCGACCGCCGCCGCGAACGTGTCGCCCGTGGTGCCCTTGACCACGGCCACGGGCCGGCCCGCAAGCTGGTCGGGCCGCTCGATGGCCGGCGACGTCACGTGGCTCACGGTGAAGACCGTGGCGAGGGCGGCGGTGAGCGTGGAGGCGGTGACCATCGAGACCAGCATCCAGACCCCCACGATGACGCGGCCCGGGAGCGAGACCGGGGCGCGATCGCCGTACCCCACGGTGGTCATCGTGACGAGCGCGAGCCACATGCCGTTGCCCACGCCAGCCAGCAGGCCGGGCGGGAACTGGTCTGGATTGCGCCGCCGCTCCGCCACCCAGACCAGGAAGCCGACTCCCACCAGCAGCAGGAGCAGGCAGCCCGCCGCGAACCCGAAGGTCGCCGACAGGAAGGGCCGCATGCGCTCCCAGGCGCTCGGGGGGCGGGTGGAGGCGAGAATGCCGAGCGACGCGCGGTAGTAGGGCTGGGTGAAGGCCACCTCCCTGGCGCGCTCGGCGGTGATGCTGATGGGACCGATCGCGACGTCCACCGCGCCGCGCCGCACGGCTGCCAGGGCTTCCGGAACCGTGGGGTACGGGACCAGGTCGTACGCGAGGCCCCGATCGCGGGCCAGGGCCTTCCAGACGTCCACGGCGAAGCCCGTCCGCGCGCCGTCGGCGGTCGCGACCACGAACGGCGGCGAACCCGCGACCGCCACGCGCAGCGGGCTCTCCGCCGCGAAAGCGGCCTGGCAGAACGCCAGCAAGCCGAGCATGGCGACGGCGAGGGCGCGGAGGGAAAAGGCCCCCGGAGACGCGCGTCTCCGGGGGCCTGTCGCGTACGTCGCTACCGCTTCTTGCTGCTGGTCGCGATGCCGGGATCGTCCGGTCCGTCCTGGTTGCGCATGCGGTTGCATCCTCCTACAAGGGCTAGCGGTTACACCAATTTCTTCTACCCCCGATCCGCGCCGGGAGGTGTAAAGAACTGTCACGTCAGCACTCGCTTTCCAGCGTCGCCGTCACGACGCGCCCGACGGCTTCCAGCGAGGCGGCGGAGCACCGATCCGGAGTGTCCCCCAGGGTGTGCCACCACGGGTAGTCGAAGTCGATGAGATCGACCATCGGCACGCCGGCCTCGATCAGCGCCAGGTGATCGTCCTTGATCCCCGGCCCCGGCCGGTCCACGAAGACGGCTTCGTGCCCGAGCGCGCGCGCCGCGTCCCACACCTTCCGCACGATCTCGCCCGCATGCCGCTCGCTGTAGGCTTCCCGCGGGATCTCGAGGACCGCGTCGCCCACCATGTCCAGCAGCAGGCCCCACCTGGGAAGGACCCCGCGCAGGCGGCCAGCGAAGCGGCGGGCACCCTGGCTGTAGCCCACGTGGTCCCGCCCCAGGTCCTCGCCGTCGAAGAGCACGACGCGTACAGGGACGGCCGGCCGCGCCACGCGTGCCACTTCCAGGACCACCGCGACACCCGAAGCGCCGTCGTTGGCCCCCGGGATGGGCTCGTTCCGCCTGGCGGGATCGGGATCGCGGTCGGCCCACGGGCGGGTGTCCCAGTGCGCCGCCAGCAGGACGGGGGCGTCGCCGCGCGGCCCGAGGTCGGCCGCGATGTTGGAGAGGGGTACCGGCACCCCGGCGCAATCCCCCGCGAAGTCGTCGACCGTGATGTCCCGGGCACCGGCCGCGGCCAGTTGCTCGAGCAACCAGCCGCGCGCCCGGCGATGGCCCGGCGATCCCGGGCAGCGTGGCCCCATGGCTACCTGGGACTCGAGAAGCGCCAGCGCGCGTGCCCCGTCGAACATGATCGGCTCGGCGCCACGGACGATAGATGGGATCGGTGTCGACATGAAGGCGCCCTAATAGAAGACGCCGGTGAGCGGCTTCCAGGTCGCGCCGTAGCTCAAGCCGATGCTCGGCGTGATCACGGCGCCGAGGGACTCGGTGGCCGGGATCTTCCCGCGGAAGACCAGGCCGTCCACACCCACCCGCATGGCCAGTCCGGCGCCGAGGGGCACCTTGGCGGCCAGGCCGAACTGGCCCGACAGGCCCAGATCTGCTGCGGTGTCGCCGGCGATCGGCAGGAACGCGTCGAGTTCGGTTTCGAGCGACAGGTCCACGATGCCGAGCTTTCTGCCCAGCGACAGGCCCAGGCGCCCGCCGGGCTCGATGTCCTTTCCGACGACCGCGAAGTTCTTGCGCGCCTCGAAGGCGGCCTCGGCCTCCGTTAGCCACCCGCTTCCCCGCAGCGCGAAGCCCGCGATGGCCAGCGTGTCCTGGCGGCGCGGATTCTGGGCTCCGGTCCTGGAGTTGGTGCCGGGCACGACCTCGGTCACGTAGGCCAGTTCGGCGAAGGGCAACATCTGGCCCGCGATCGCGGGGATCTGGGCGGCGAGTGCGTTCCCCATGATCCGCGAGCCCAGGCGAAGTTCGTTGGTCAGCTGCTTGATCTGCTGCGAGGCGCTCGCCGTGATGGTCGCGGCATCGTACTTGAGCGTGCCCGTGTTCTGCCACGCGACTTCGGCGCCGTCGTACGCGGCGGTCACGGTCGCCTTGCTCCGCAACGTCTGCGTCGCCGGGGCCGAGATCCGCGAATTCGGGACCGAGCTGAAGGCGCTCGTGTTGTAAGGCAGGGAATCGTTGAACGATACGTCGAGGGGCGCCAGGCTCACCGACCATCTGGGTTCGAGCGCCTTCCCGTCGTCGCCCAGGAGCGCCGCCAGCCCTAGCCCGAATCCCGCGCCGAAGCCGCCATGCGCCGTCCGCAGCGTGTCGAGCCTGGCCAGTACGACGTCGGCCACCGTCGCGCCGGAACCTCCCGGGACCAGCAGATCGCCGACGAGCGCCAGATCGGTCCTCGGCTCGGACGCGGGAGCGAAAGCTCCGCCGTGAGCGAAACTATCCGTCGTCACGATGCGGTAGACCTCCGCGTCGACCAGTTTGCGCCCGCCGATGCGGCCCGTCGCCGGATCGTAGCCCGCCACGCCGGCATCCTTACCCAGCGAGGCGACCCAGCCGCGCAGGGCGTCGCCGCGCATGTCCGCCACCGCGACGCCGGTGCCCGCTGGCAGCCAGTCGAGGGCCACCGCCCGGGAGACCTCGCCGGTGGCGATCCGCCCGCCCCGGCGCGTGGCGATCACGGCCGCATCGGCTCCGGCCGCCGCCCGCAACGCGGCGGCGGCCAGGCGCGTCCATTCGCGCGAGCCGTATGCCGGGCGGGGGAAAGGCAGCGTCCGGCTATCGGGCAGGACGCTGTCCGAGAACGCGGCGTCGAAGGCCGCTTGCGCCGCGATGACCCGCGCCGCTCCCTGCGGGTCGGCCAGGTCGCGGTCGCTGGGCCGGGCGGTCTCGAAACGCACGGCGGCCAGGCTCTTTCCGCCACCCTTGCCACCCTCGAAGTCCAGGCTAAGCAGGCCGATCTCGACCGGAGATTGCCTGCCGACGAGCCAGGCGCGATCCAGGCCGGCGGCTGCCCGGGCCGCGACGCTCCGCTGCGGCGCACCCGGGTCGTAGTCGAAAGTCAGGATGGCGGCCGCGCCGGCGGCGGCGGGTCCCAGGGATGCGAGATCGCCGGCGGCCTTGTTGGTCACCACGACGATCGCCTCGGCCCCTTGCGCCCGGGCGGCGGCGACCGCCGACGCGAGGGCGGGGGCCTCGGGCTGCGCGGACCAACCGGTGCCGGCGCCAAGCAGGTTGTTGCGGGCGAGTACGAAAGCATCCGCGATGCCGACGAATCCCACCCGGGACCCGCCGACGTCGAGTACTTCGAACGGTTTGATCGGCACGTCCGGGGGCGCGGTCAGGTTGGCCGCCACCAGCGGCACGGCCCTGGCCAGTCGCGCCTGATCGGCGCGAGAGAGGCGGAGTTCGTTCTTGTACGGCACGACCAGCGCCACGCCCGCGGCGGGCAGGCTCTCGAGCGTCAGCGGCAGCGTCCGCCGGCCCCGCGCGTCGTTGGAATCGTCCACCAGGTTGCCGCCGTCGATCCACCTGGCGCCGCCCGACCGCCCCTGCCGGCGTGCCGCGTCGAACACGGCGAATCCGCCCTCGACGGTCGAGACGGCGATGACGTCGGCCGCCTGCCCCTCGGGGCCGGCGCTCCCGCGCGCCGCGGCCGTCGGAACCCAGCCGCCCTCTCTCAGCACCCTGGCGGCCGCGACATCGTCGCCGAAGCCTACCAGCCTGAGCTGCTGGCCCGGGACGCCCGCCAGATCCCAGACGGCGCCATCGGGTCCCGGCCCGGCTCCGGGGGCGTACCGCCCGATCCCCGCGTTCGTCTCGGAAAACGCGATCGTCGCGCCCTTCCGGACCGTCGTGATCTTGCGCCCCGGCCCGGCAATCGACCACTTGCCCGATCGGGCGGCTTCCTCGACGGCTGCCTGCTCCGCTGCCGCGCCGCCGCCATACACGACCCAGTCCCCGCGGCGCAAGGCGCCGATGCGTGCGGGAGGCCGATCCGGCGAGGCGGAAGCCGCGAGCAATGCCTCGAGATCCTCCGCGACCGTCGCGACCCGCCGGAAGGGCCCGGCGGTCATCGTCGTGAACGTCACGGCACCCTCCTGGGCGAGGGCCGCGCCGGGCACCGCCGCGAGCGACGCGGCCGCGATCGCCAAGGACAGAAGTTCGCGCGTCACCGGTAGAAGACCGCGATCGTCGAGGCGAACAGGAGGGTGGACAAAAGCGGCCAGTAGACGAGTTGCGAGTACAGGCCGCCGCGCGCGTGGAAGAGCTTCGGGCCGATCTCGCTGGCCTTGAGGATGGCCGCCAGGGCCACGAACCCGATCATCAGATACATCTCCAGGCAGAACACTTCCATGAAGATGAAGTCGCCTGACGAGAAGGTGTCGCGAACCTTGGCGTGGGTCAGGGCGACCGAGAAGAAGAAGCCCACGATCGGCCCGAGCACGGCCATGGTCTTGTCCCCGGGCTTGGTGAACTTGAGGTTGAGGAAGAGCAGGCCGGCGATGATGCAGATGGGCAGGATCACCGAGATCATCGGGCCCGCGAAGTTGCGGGCGATGAGCATGTTGTACCGCAACTCGGGGAAGTCGGACTGGCCCACGTAGCTCTGGATGCCGAAGTTGGACTTGTACCGGAGCTTCGTGTAGTCGAAGAACGTCTGCTCGAAGAACCAGCCGCTCAGCACGGCCGAGACGTCGATGCCGGGCAGATCCGCCAGATCCCACGTGCCGTAGGAGTCGAGATCCGGCACGAGCATGATGTTCTTGTCGAACTCGGCGGGCCGGAGGCGGATCCAGATGTTCTGGTGGTCGAGGGGGTAGCGGCTGTAATCGAAATCCTGCCGCAGCGTGATCTTGTAGTTCCAGCCCAGGGTCGTGCCGTTGATCGCCGGGCGGGTGTACGCCTCGCCGAGGCTCGCGCTGATGGCCTCGGGAAAGGTCACCCCGGGCACGAACTTGTCCTTGATCGCATCGGGAACCTGCTGCCACACGATGCCCGTGACCGACACGTTGTTGGTGCCGCTGAACTCCACCGACTGCACGTGCATGCCGGTCGAGACGCGGATGGGCGTCTGGAACGTCAGCTTGCCGTTGGCGTACGGATCCTGCGAGATGAACCGCTGCAACTGGCCGCGGTCGGTCAGCATGATGTCGGAGTCGGACTGGACCAGCGCCACGGTGCCCAGCGCCAGCAGCCAGATGAACAGCGTGCCGCCGATCAGGCCGATCGCCCAGATCCCGCACAGCCTCCAGAGCTCGTTGTCCTCGAAGCCGTCTATCTGGAAGAACAGCGCGAGGCCGGCGATGGCCATCACCAGGAAGGCGATGCAGATCTGGATCAGGTTCTGCTTGCCGGCCAGGGCCGCGGCCGACGGCTTGTCGGCCGACAGGCGCACGACATACGACCAGCCGGTCTGCTTGACGCGCTGGAACGACAGCCAGTATGGCGAGCCGGTCCTGCCGCTGACCGCCGAGAAAGTGCCCGCGTCACCCGCCTTGACCGCCTTGGCGAGCCTGGCGTAGGCGGGTTCCTGGATCCGGGTCGACAGGGCGTCGAGCGATTGCTTCTGGATGACGTACTCCGAGACGGGATACGTGAGGACCCGGCCCTTCTCGGCCGAGACCATGAAGGCGAAGCCCGCCGATCCGAGGTCGATGGAGTCGATGACGCGGTCGATGGCGGAGGTTCCGAAGTCCACGAACAGGACGCCCCCGCCCTTGACGGGCACCGAGTACTCCGCGACGCGTTCCTTGATTTCCTGCCGGTAGTAGGGCTCGACCCAGCCCTCTCCGGCGGCGCGCCGGGATTCGCCGGCGACTTGCTCGGTGTTGCCGGCCGGCCGGCGGATGTGCATGACGGCCGGCCGCTTCTCGGCATCGGCCACGTCGGTCGGCGGCACGTAGCCGACCGAGGTGAGCGCCGGATCGGCCGCCAGGAGCCCGGCCAGCCCGTCACGGGTGGCTGGCCCGCCCGCCTCGGCCAGCTCGCGGGCCTCCGCCTCGATGCGCGAGACGATCTCTTCGAACGCGGCGGCGCCCTTCCGGGCGCTGGCCTCCGCCCGCGTCTGGAGGTCTTTCTGGAATGCGGCATCCTTGGCCCAGAAGCGCCAGCCGAGCGCCAGCGTGACGGCCAGCGCTATCAGGAAAATCGCGGTCAGGGCCGGCTTGAGCCAGGCCGGGCCCCGCAAGGACGGAACGACTGGCGCGACCTGCTCGCTCTGCTCGGCTGCCGCGGGAACCTTCTTTTCTGCTTCTACCAATGCCCTTTACCTCGGCCGACTGCTTTGGACGGGGTGCCTATACCCGTACCTACGTACTTTCCCCGGATCGGTATTGCGGCCGGGCTCTTTGTGACGCCCGGCCGCCATGCCCAGCCTAGTTGGTGTAGTTCCAGAACTCCAGGAACTGGGGCTGGCCCACCATCTGGTTGACGAAGCCCTTCTTCACCCGGTGGCCCATCCGGAAGCGGATGACCTCCTTGGCGCCCTCCTTGAAGGTGAGGCTGTACACCTCGTAGGGCTGCATCACGTGGATCAGCGACGTCTTGGGCACCGTGCCGTTGATCACGCGGGTCACCATGACCTGCATCTTGTCGGCGTCCATGTTGACGAAGTTGAGCGTCTTGACCGACCCGGTGGCCTCGAGGGTGTTGGCGAAGCGCATCCGGTGCACGCCGACGGTGAAGTTCTTGCCGCCCTTCGGGCCGGCGTAGATGGTGATGGGCAACGTGACGACCGACGTGCTGGCCGGCAGGTCGACGTTGGCCACGAGCTTGATGCCGTCGGTCAGCGTGATGGACGCGCCGACTTCCAGGTCGCCCGGGGTCACTTCGGCGTTGAGGGCCAGATCGAGCTTGATCTCCGTGCCCGCGGCCACCGTCGTGGGCGCCTCGGCGTAGCCGACTATCTTGCCGGCCAGGTCGTAGGCGCGGGCCTCGATCATCACCTTGCCGGCCTTGAAGCCGCCGATTTTCACCTTCTTGCCGCCGGTCAGGTCGGCGATCGGGAAGACCTTCCTGATCAAGCCCAGTTGCGGCTCGCCGGTGTAGAAGGCCGCGAGTTCGACCGAGGCGACGTCGGCAGCCTTGGCCTGGACCTGCCGATCTCCTTCCGGCGCCGCGAGACCGGCGGGCAAGTTGATCGAGAATGTCACCTCGTGCGTGTCGTCGGCCGCGCCCAGCAGCATGGGCAAGCGGACCAGGTTCCCGGGGGCGGATCCCGGAGCGGCGCAGCCCACGGCCGCGACGGCAAAGGCGCCCAGGAGGGCGCAGGTCGCCTTGAGAGTATCTAGGGCCATGTTCGCGTCCTCCTAGTTGCTGAAGCCGAAGCGCAAGACGGTGGGCTGGTTTTCCAGCTTGCCGCCCTTGACCTTCCACGTGACGTACTGGGCCTGCTTGACATCGCCGTTGTCGTCGAAGTCGAGCGCGCCCGACACGCCGTCGAGATCCAGATCGCCGCCGATCTTGAGCCGCTCGGCGGCCGCCCGGAAGCCCGGCACGCCGTAGCCCTCGACCTCGACTCCCCCGGCGGCCACGGCCTTGAGGTTGGCCTTGATCGCGTCCTTGGTGCTGGCCTTGCCGGCCACCAGGGCCAGGGCGTGCAACTGGACGGCGTCGTAGGCGTAGGGGCTGAAGTTGTCGGGGGCGCCCGGGAAGCGCTTGTCGTAGGCCGCCTCGAAGTCGGCGATCTTGTCCCCGTAAGGGTGGGGGAAAGTGCCTTCGAAGCCCTCGATCTTGGACGCGTCGCCGACCAGGCTGACGAACGAATCGTTGCGCAGCGATTCGCTGAAGAACCATTTGAGGCCGCTGTTGCCGCCGTCGGCGACCCAGGCCTTGAGGATCCGTCCTCGTTGTAGCCGACGAGGCCCACCGCGGTCGCCCCGCTCGGGATCTTCGCCTTGATGGCCGCGTAATCCGGCGTGGCCGTGTCGCCGTAATCCACGACGGTGGCCGTGCGATTTCCCGGCTGCTCGAAGTGGCTCTTGATCTGCGCCGCCAGGCCCGTGCCGTAGGCGTTCGTGCGGTTGAGGACCAGCACGTTGGCGTGGCCCCGGTTGGACAGCAAACCGGCCATGACGCCGCCCTGCAGGTTGTCCTGGGGGATGGTCCGGAAGAAGTAGCCGGTCGCGCCCAGCGTGCTGAGCGACGGCGCGGTCGAGGCCGGGGAGATGGCCACGATGCCGGCGGGCTTGAGCACCTCGTCGACGACGCGCGCCGAGACGCCGCTGAAGTTCGGGCCGATCACGGCGATCGCGCCGGCCTCGACCAGTTCCTTGGCGGCCGCCACGCCCTTGTCGGCGTTGCCCTCGTCGTCCTTGGGCAGCAACTCGATCGGCGAGCCGTTGACGCCGCCTGCCTCGTTGACGTGCTCGGCCGCCAGCAGCGCACCGTTGCGGGCGCTGATGCCACTGGCCGAACTGGACCCGCTGAGCGGCCCGATGTAGCCGATCTTGACCGCCGGGCCGCTTGGCCCCTGCTGCGCTCCGCCAGCGGCCGTCTGGCCGGGCGGGGGAGCGCACCCCACGGTCGCGAGAATGCCAGCCATTCCGAGGACGGACGCGGTCGAGATTCGGCGCGCGAAGACCGAGAGTCGGATCGGCAAGGTGCCCTCCTGTGTGTTCGAGGGGCCTACGTACGTGTTTCCGGCGCGGAAAGGCCCCCTTGGCGGTTAGCGATGGCAAGAATCTACAGTCTTGGGTCGGCAGAATGCAAGACTTACGAAAATTAACGTCAACAGTGAAAACTACGTGGATGCGTCGATCGCCTACAGCGCCACGCGATCCGGCCGCGCGGCGTGCAGGGCCACCAGGACCTCGGCGACGGTGGCGTAGAGTTCCGGCGGGATGAGGTCGCCCAGTTCGACGACCCGGTAGAGTTCGCGGGCCAGTGGCGGGTTCTCGACGATCGGCACCTGGTGCTCCTCGGCGATCGCCCGGATGCGCAGGGCCACGTCGTCGACGCCCTTGGCGACCACCATCGGGGCCGGCGCCGCGCCGTCGCGTTCGTACAGGAGCGCCACCGCGAAGTGCGTCGGGTTCGTGATGACGACGGTGGCGCGAGGAACCTGCTGCATCATCCTGCGCCGCGCCGCCTGGCGCATGCGCTTGCGGATCTCCGCCTTGACGTTGGGATCGCCTTCCTGCTGCTTCTGCTCGTCCTTGACCTCCTGCTTGCTCATACGGAGGGATTTCTTGTAGTCGTACCGCTGCCAGTAGAAGTCGAACAAGGCGATCACGATGAGCGCGATCACGCAGCGCACGGCCAGCGTCCAGGCGGCCTCGGCGATCAGCGGTCCCGACACGGACGGGCTCATGCGCAGGCCGCTCAGGATCACCGGATACCGGTCGGCTAGCACCTGCCAGACGATGACCCCGATGATCGCCATCTTGAGGATGCCCTTGAAGAGCTCCACGAACGATCGCGCCGCGAAGAAGCGCTTGACCCCGGTGAAAGGGTTGATCTTCTTGAGGTCCGGCCGCATCGACTCGGTGGTGAACAACGGCCCGACCATCAGGTAGTTGACGACGATTCCGGTGACGAGCAGGGCCAGCAGGAGCGGGGCCAAGACCCGCAGGACCACCGTCGCGTCTTCCAGCAGGATCCGCCAGAGCGACTCGATCGACAGGTCGCCTTCCGGGAACTGCCCCAGGTGCGTCTGGACCAGGCGTTGCAACTCCTCGGCGACGTCCGGCCACAGGAGGCGCATCATCACGATCGCCACCAGCATGATCGCCGCGGTCGTGACGTCCTGGCTGCGCATGACGTTGCCCTTCTTGCGGGCGTCGGACACGCGCTTGGGTGTCGCTTCTTCGGTCTTTTCGGCGTCGGCCATGGCGGGCTACACGAAAAACGCCAGCGCCTGCCGGATCCAGCGCAAGAACAGGTCGTCGAAGTACGCCATCATCAGCGGCAGGCCCAGGAAGATGGTCAGGATGCCGACGCCGATCTTGATGGGGAAGCCGGCGACGAAGACGTTCATCTGCGGCATCACGCGGTTCATGATCGCCAGCGCCAGTTCGGCCAGCAGCAACACGCCCAGGATGGGGAGCAGCAGCGTGAAGACGATGGTCAGCATCCCGTTGTAGCTGTCCATCAGGTGGTCCTTGACCTGCGGCGCCATGTAGAACTCGCCGGGAGGCATCACCTCGAGGCTCTTGGCCACGGCGAGGACCAGGAAGTGGTGGCCGTCGATGAGCAGGAAGGAGATGGTGGCCACAGCGGT
This region includes:
- a CDS encoding transporter substrate-binding domain-containing protein, encoding MLGLLAFCQAAFAAESPLRVAVAGSPPFVVATADGARTGFAVDVWKALARDRGLAYDLVPYPTVPEALAAVRRGAVDVAIGPISITAERAREVAFTQPYYRASLGILASTRPPSAWERMRPFLSATFGFAAGCLLLLLVGVGFLVWVAERRRNPDQFPPGLLAGVGNGMWLALVTMTTVGYGDRAPVSLPGRVIVGVWMLVSMVTASTLTAALATVFTVSHVTSPAIERPDQLAGRPVAVVKGTTGDTFAAAVGARVRRVAALDAAVAEVVARRADAVVFDRPALLHFLGERPELPLRAAPARFHSQNYGFALPLTSARLHDLNRSLLAFHESAEYGAVRDTWMPGAGETEGAASE
- a CDS encoding putative Ig domain-containing protein, with amino-acid sequence ATPTGPSPAPALMAALEWPGDARTRTPRPTPPMQREVPAAPPEQSLASPTPPPPRALAEVPAIGDQVSAAGDVVSVALGLGPAGAGASYRATGLPAGLRLDPASGIVSGRLPQSTAGVYRAAVSLVPATPGRPPQTRTFRWVVSSPRGPFQGRDRQIGPFRRDLAAHAPEAETIEDAQAWERSPFSREAAAGMLSEASEAADGAAASVAVVVCCVLLLLGRSPTD
- a CDS encoding ABC transporter substrate-binding protein; this encodes MPIRLSVFARRISTASVLGMAGILATVGCAPPPGQTAAGGAQQGPSGPAVKIGYIGPLSGSSSASGISARNGALLAAEHVNEAGGVNGSPIELLPKDDEGNADKGVAAAKELVEAGAIAVIGPNFSGVSARVVDEVLKPAGIVAISPASTAPSLSTLGATGYFFRTIPQDNLQGGVMAGLLSNRGHANVLVLNRTNAYGTGLAAQIKSHFEQPGNRTATVVDYGDTATPDYAAIKAKIPSGATAVGLVGYNEDGSSRPGSPTAATAASNGSSANRCATIRSSAWSATRPRSRASKALSPTLTGTRSPTSRRPTTSASRAPPTTSAPTPTTPSSCTPWPWWPARPAPRTRSRPTSRPWPPGESRSRATACRASGRPPSGSRSAAIWISTACRARSTSTTTAMSSRPSTSRGRSRAASWKTSPPSCASASATRRTRTWP
- the flhB gene encoding flagellar biosynthesis protein FlhB, translated to MADAEKTEEATPKRVSDARKKGNVMRSQDVTTAAIMLVAIVMMRLLWPDVAEELQRLVQTHLGQFPEGDLSIESLWRILLEDATVVLRVLAPLLLALLVTGIVVNYLMVGPLFTTESMRPDLKKINPFTGVKRFFAARSFVELFKGILKMAIIGVIVWQVLADRYPVILSGLRMSPSVSGPLIAEAAWTLAVRCVIALIVIALFDFYWQRYDYKKSLRMSKQEVKDEQKQQEGDPNVKAEIRKRMRQAARRRMMQQVPRATVVITNPTHFAVALLYERDGAAPAPMVVAKGVDDVALRIRAIAEEHQVPIVENPPLARELYRVVELGDLIPPELYATVAEVLVALHAARPDRVAL
- a CDS encoding M28 family peptidase, yielding MSTPIPSIVRGAEPIMFDGARALALLESQVAMGPRCPGSPGHRRARGWLLEQLAAAGARDITVDDFAGDCAGVPVPLSNIAADLGPRGDAPVLLAAHWDTRPWADRDPDPARRNEPIPGANDGASGVAVVLEVARVARPAVPVRVVLFDGEDLGRDHVGYSQGARRFAGRLRGVLPRWGLLLDMVGDAVLEIPREAYSERHAGEIVRKVWDAARALGHEAVFVDRPGPGIKDDHLALIEAGVPMVDLIDFDYPWWHTLGDTPDRCSAASLEAVGRVVTATLESEC